In a single window of the Xylanimonas protaetiae genome:
- a CDS encoding DUF4395 family protein has protein sequence MTTSSTTGKAAPAGIDPRGPRVAAGITAVLLAVVVVLGVSESTRTAALVLLVVLAVSFAVGAVLGAQGTWQGWVFRRFVRPRLAAPTELEDPRPPRFAQLVGLVVTGVGVVLGLAGVGAAVPVAAALAFVAAALNAVVGLCLGCELYLLGRRLRSA, from the coding sequence ATGACCACCTCCTCGACCACCGGCAAGGCCGCGCCCGCCGGGATCGACCCCCGCGGCCCGCGCGTCGCCGCCGGGATCACCGCCGTGCTGCTCGCCGTCGTCGTGGTGCTCGGCGTGAGCGAGTCCACGCGCACCGCCGCCCTCGTGCTGCTCGTCGTGCTCGCGGTGAGCTTCGCCGTCGGTGCCGTGCTCGGTGCGCAGGGCACGTGGCAGGGCTGGGTGTTCCGCCGGTTCGTGCGCCCGCGCCTGGCTGCGCCCACCGAGCTCGAGGACCCGCGCCCGCCGCGGTTCGCGCAGCTCGTCGGGCTCGTCGTCACGGGCGTCGGCGTGGTGCTGGGCCTGGCCGGGGTGGGGGCGGCCGTGCCCGTCGCCGCCGCCCTCGCGTTCGTGGCCGCGGCGCTCAACGCCGTCGTCGGGCTGTGCCTCGGGTGCGAGCTGTACCTGCTGGGCCGCCGGCTCCGTTCCGCCTGA
- a CDS encoding FABP family protein, translated as MPFAFDETLAPELYPLAWLVGRWRGAGVLAYPGIERRRVAADVVFDHDGGPYLRYEATLRVLEGDVPERVDLGAPDADFALPTDDEVAAAAVWTTETGYWRASTDTLDGLTADQHTIEVLLADASGRLTAFLGWVGGGRVELASQRTVRTSTAPDVSGSRRMLGLVGGRLFWSEDLVAFGQPLQSYSSGQLTRLDGAPAGPESA; from the coding sequence ATGCCCTTCGCGTTCGACGAGACGCTGGCGCCTGAGCTCTACCCGCTGGCCTGGCTCGTCGGGCGATGGCGTGGCGCGGGCGTGCTCGCGTACCCCGGCATCGAGCGCAGGCGCGTCGCCGCCGACGTCGTCTTCGACCACGACGGCGGGCCGTACCTGCGCTACGAGGCCACGCTGCGCGTGCTCGAGGGTGACGTGCCCGAGCGCGTCGACCTGGGCGCACCCGACGCCGACTTCGCGCTCCCCACGGACGACGAGGTGGCCGCCGCCGCCGTGTGGACCACCGAGACGGGCTACTGGCGCGCCTCGACCGACACGCTCGACGGGCTCACCGCCGACCAGCACACCATCGAGGTGCTGCTCGCGGACGCCTCCGGGCGCCTGACGGCGTTCCTCGGCTGGGTGGGCGGCGGCCGCGTCGAGCTCGCGTCGCAGCGCACCGTCCGCACCTCCACGGCCCCCGACGTCAGCGGCTCGCGCCGCATGCTCGGGCTCGTGGGCGGGCGCCTGTTCTGGAGCGAGGACCTGGTCGCGTTCGGGCAGCCGCTCCAGTCGTACTCGTCGGGGCAGCTCACGCGGCTCGACGGCGCCCCGGCCGGCCCCGAGAGCGCCTGA
- a CDS encoding thioredoxin family protein, translating to MPQVVALAALLAVTALVGVAWRARQGRVRVTAPVAAPAQDQAARWAGRGVALGERATFLQLSAEVCAPCRATARVLGTLATNEPGVAHHELDVDEHLDLVKELKVLTTPTVLLLDPDGVEVARASGAMTPAQARQALALCG from the coding sequence GTGCCCCAGGTCGTCGCGCTCGCCGCTCTCCTTGCCGTGACCGCCCTCGTCGGCGTCGCGTGGCGCGCCCGTCAGGGCCGCGTCCGCGTCACCGCACCGGTCGCCGCGCCCGCGCAGGACCAGGCCGCCCGCTGGGCCGGCCGTGGCGTCGCCCTCGGCGAGCGCGCCACGTTCCTGCAGCTCTCCGCCGAGGTCTGCGCCCCGTGCCGGGCCACCGCGCGCGTGCTCGGCACGCTCGCCACGAACGAGCCCGGCGTCGCCCACCACGAGCTCGACGTCGACGAGCACCTCGACCTCGTCAAGGAGCTCAAGGTGCTGACCACCCCGACGGTGCTGCTGCTCGACCCCGACGGCGTCGAGGTCGCCCGCGCCAGCGGCGCCATGACGCCCGCCCAGGCCAGGCAGGCCCTCGCCCTCTGCGGCTGA